GGAGCCGGGAAGCGTTGTCGGGCAGCGACATCGCCGAGCCCAACCCCAAGAACCGGATGGTCAGCTGGCCGTACACCAAGCTGATGAACTCCAACAACATGGTCGATCAGGGCGCGGCGCTGGTGCTGACTTCGGTCGAAAAGGCGACGTCCCTTCAGATTCCGCGGGACCGCTGGGTGTTCCCGTACGCGGGCACCGATGCCCACGACACCTACGTGATCAGCGATCGCGCCGAGTTCTACACGTCGCCTGCGATCCGGATCGGCGGCACGCGTGCGCTGGAACTGGCGGGCAACGGGATCGATGACGTCGCACTGATCGACATCTACTCGTGCTTCCCCTCGGCCGTGCAGGTGGCCGCCAACGAACTCGGCCTGCCTACGGGGGACCCGTCCCGCCCGCTGACCGTGACGGGCGGGCTCACGTTCGCCGGCGGACCCTGGAACAACTATGTGACGCACTCGATCGCGACCATGGCTGAACGCCTGGTCGCAAACCCCGGCCAGCGCGGACTGATCACCGCCAACGGCGGATACCTCACCAAGCACAGCTTCGGGGTGTACGGCACGGAGCCGCCCACCCATGAATTCCGTTGGGAAGATGTGCAATCCGAGGTCGACCGCGAACCCACCCGTGAAGCGGTCATCGAGTGGTCGGGGGTGGGCACCGTCGAAACCTGGACCACACCGTTCGATCGCAACGGGGAGCCGGAGAAGGCCTTCCTCGCTGTGCGTACGCCCGAGGATGCGCGGGCGCTCGCGGTGATGCACGACGACGTCGAAGTCACCGTGCGCGAGGACATCGCAGGGGCCAACGTCTCGGTCAACCAGGACGGCACCGCGACCCTGGTGTAGCTCAGTCGAGGTCGGCCAGCAGCGCGTTGATCCGCTGTCTGGCAACGACGTCGGCGCCGGGACCCACGACCGCGTGCACCCGGCCCGGGTGCACGCCGCGGCGCGCCGACGGCGGCCAGCGCGAAGCCGATGCCGCTGGTGCCTCCGGTCACCACAGCGGCCTGTCCCGCTTCGATTTTCACGGGGCGCCCACCGGCACGTCGGTGTAGCGCGGTGCGAAACCGTCAGGGGAGAACGTGAAGCCCTTGCCGCTGAACTCGCTCAGGCACGACACCCCGGTGGCCTCCTGCACATTACAGCGGAATCCGGCTGCGGCCAGGATTCTGTTGAACGGCAACACTTTCGCGGGTCCGGGTTTGAGTGCGAACTCGGGCTGTTCGAGTGCGACGAACCGGGCGTCGCCTTCGCGCGGCACGACGACGGCGTTGGGGGACACCTCGTCGCCAGTGGCGTCGGGCACCGAGTCCGGCGCGCCGGTGATGCCCAACCCGGATGGCCAGTTGTTGACCGACTGACAGCCCGCCTTCACCCGCGGGACGAGCGCGCAGGCCCATGCGCCGCTGGGGGAGGTGAAGTAGTAGG
The nucleotide sequence above comes from Mycolicibacterium moriokaense. Encoded proteins:
- a CDS encoding acetyl-CoA acetyltransferase; protein product: MDPRTPVLVGYGQVNQHDENPDVEPVDLMESAARTAADPRVLEAVDSIRVVNLLSWRYRDPGLLLAQRIRADGAATRYTGIGGNVPQTLVNKACLDIQAGRNEVVLITGAETWRTRSRVRATGAKPQWTRQGESVPIAEGSDEGIELAGPADLRIKLDRPAYVYPMFEQALRIAAGESQDDHRRRIGELWAQFSAVASTNPHAWSREALSGSDIAEPNPKNRMVSWPYTKLMNSNNMVDQGAALVLTSVEKATSLQIPRDRWVFPYAGTDAHDTYVISDRAEFYTSPAIRIGGTRALELAGNGIDDVALIDIYSCFPSAVQVAANELGLPTGDPSRPLTVTGGLTFAGGPWNNYVTHSIATMAERLVANPGQRGLITANGGYLTKHSFGVYGTEPPTHEFRWEDVQSEVDREPTREAVIEWSGVGTVETWTTPFDRNGEPEKAFLAVRTPEDARALAVMHDDVEVTVREDIAGANVSVNQDGTATLV